A single genomic interval of Rhizobium leguminosarum bv. trifolii WSM1325 harbors:
- a CDS encoding transcriptional regulator, AsnC family (PFAM: regulatory protein AsnC/Lrp family~SMART: regulatory protein AsnC/Lrp family~KEGG: ret:RHE_CH00328 AsnC family transcriptional regulator) gives MANDVQSLDEIDQAILEALAGNARISLKELAQQVGLSSPSAAERLRRLEERGVIKAFTIDLDPAAVGYPLQAIVRVRPLPGQLHIVERIIQEIPEIIECDKVTGDDCFIARLVIRSMADLDGILDRVAERAETNTAMIKASPVKRRLPPLSRRK, from the coding sequence GTGGCTAATGATGTGCAATCGCTCGACGAAATCGATCAGGCCATTCTGGAGGCGCTGGCCGGCAATGCGCGGATCTCGCTGAAGGAACTGGCGCAGCAGGTCGGCCTGTCTTCGCCCAGTGCCGCCGAGCGCCTGCGCCGGCTGGAGGAGCGCGGCGTCATCAAGGCCTTCACCATCGATCTCGATCCCGCCGCCGTCGGTTATCCCCTGCAGGCCATCGTGCGCGTGCGTCCGCTGCCAGGGCAGCTGCACATCGTCGAGCGGATCATCCAGGAAATTCCCGAAATCATCGAATGCGACAAGGTGACGGGTGATGATTGTTTTATCGCTCGCCTGGTCATCCGCTCGATGGCCGACCTCGACGGCATTCTCGACCGGGTCGCCGAAAGGGCGGAGACCAACACCGCGATGATCAAAGCCTCGCCCGTCAAGCGCCGCCTGCCGCCGCTTTCACGCCGGAAATAG
- a CDS encoding deoxyuridine 5'-triphosphate nucleotidohydrolase Dut (TIGRFAM: deoxyuridine 5'-triphosphate nucleotidohydrolase Dut~PFAM: deoxyUTP pyrophosphatase~KEGG: rec:RHECIAT_CH0000369 deoxyuridine 5'triphosphate nucleotidohydrolase protein), with protein sequence MTIHHDTRPTLNLIRLANGEGLDLPAYESKGAAGMDLRAAVDEATPLTLLPGKRALVPTGFIFEIPEGFEGQVRPRSGLAFKNGITCLNSPGTVDSDYRGEVKVLLANLGDEAFVISRGMRIAQMVIAPVTQARVAEITEASETMRGAGGFGSTGV encoded by the coding sequence ATGACCATTCATCACGATACGCGCCCGACGCTGAACCTCATCCGCTTGGCCAATGGCGAAGGCCTCGACCTTCCCGCCTATGAAAGCAAGGGAGCGGCAGGCATGGACCTGCGTGCCGCCGTCGACGAGGCAACACCGCTGACGCTTCTGCCCGGCAAGCGGGCGCTGGTGCCGACCGGCTTCATCTTCGAGATCCCCGAAGGTTTCGAGGGACAGGTGCGGCCACGCTCCGGCCTGGCCTTCAAAAACGGCATCACCTGCCTGAATTCACCAGGCACCGTCGACAGCGACTATCGCGGCGAAGTGAAGGTGCTGCTCGCCAATCTCGGCGACGAAGCCTTCGTCATCTCGCGCGGCATGCGCATCGCCCAGATGGTGATCGCGCCGGTGACCCAGGCGCGGGTGGCGGAGATCACCGAGGCAAGCGAAACGATGCGCGGCGCAGGCGGCTTCGGCTCCACCGGCGTCTGA
- a CDS encoding protein of unknown function DUF6 transmembrane (PFAM: protein of unknown function DUF6 transmembrane~KEGG: ret:RHE_CH00327 putative transporter permease protein) yields the protein MGSDIKRGTAEMTAAMLISGTIGWFVVMSGQPVSGVVFWRCLFGALTLLVICGALGLLRPGIITLRAFGIAIFGGVAIVLNWLLLFASYSHATISIATTVYNTQPFMLLVLGALFLGEKITATKLFWLALAFAGMVAIVQAKPGAGGAAFDGYGLGILMALGAAFFYALAALAAKWLKGTPPHLIALIQVATGMLMLAPMTDFSHPPGDVGSWAILVTVGVVHTGLMYVLLYGAIQRLPTHLTGALSFIYPIAAILVDRLAFGHALQPMQIAGAAIILLAAAGMNLGWTPRWLRPRAIEG from the coding sequence ATGGGCAGCGACATCAAAAGAGGCACGGCGGAAATGACGGCAGCGATGCTGATCTCGGGGACGATCGGCTGGTTCGTCGTCATGTCGGGACAACCGGTCAGCGGCGTGGTCTTCTGGCGCTGCCTGTTCGGCGCGCTCACTTTGCTGGTCATCTGCGGCGCTCTCGGGCTGCTGCGGCCCGGCATCATCACGCTGCGCGCCTTCGGCATCGCCATTTTCGGCGGCGTCGCCATCGTCTTGAACTGGCTACTGCTGTTTGCCTCCTACTCGCATGCGACGATCTCGATCGCGACGACTGTCTATAACACCCAGCCTTTCATGCTGCTCGTGCTCGGCGCGCTCTTTCTCGGCGAGAAGATCACCGCGACCAAGCTGTTCTGGCTGGCGCTCGCCTTCGCCGGCATGGTGGCGATCGTCCAGGCAAAACCCGGTGCGGGCGGCGCTGCGTTCGACGGCTACGGCCTCGGCATTCTGATGGCGCTGGGGGCTGCCTTCTTCTACGCGCTCGCAGCCCTTGCCGCGAAATGGCTGAAGGGCACGCCGCCGCATCTGATCGCGCTCATCCAGGTCGCAACCGGCATGCTGATGCTGGCGCCGATGACGGATTTTTCCCACCCGCCGGGGGATGTTGGGTCCTGGGCGATTCTGGTGACCGTCGGCGTCGTCCATACCGGGCTGATGTATGTGCTGCTCTACGGCGCGATCCAGAGGCTGCCGACGCATCTCACAGGCGCTCTGTCCTTCATCTATCCGATCGCCGCGATCCTCGTCGATCGGCTCGCCTTCGGCCACGCGCTGCAGCCGATGCAGATCGCAGGCGCGGCGATCATTCTCCTTGCCGCCGCCGGCATGAATCTCGGCTGGACGCCGCGTTGGCTGCGGCCGCGGGCGATCGAGGGCTGA
- a CDS encoding GCN5-related N-acetyltransferase (PFAM: GCN5-related N-acetyltransferase~KEGG: rec:RHECIAT_CH0000368 putative acetyltransferase protein), whose protein sequence is MAERLDSAGLTFRQDYFGDPAGWAALVCLLKDIFGIDIGPLQQLGGPDPTSMPFGWFDAEGKLAANISAFALPFVLNGRIVHAAGLQSGAVRPPWRGRGLYRDVTVKALDWCEQQGFEAVILYTDKPSLYEAYGFHAIPLHRYEGAAPAPSSSAAPARPLLPTNADDLALLQSLLKGRSPVSTSLAVTVNAAMFLINTQLDPDVRISFLEDKQAVIAWKIDEAGRFSLLDVVAAEMPSLAAILGGLEIVPASVEVLFRPDKLGWEGVPHQLESGTRLMLRGLGDATLDFPAMLSPMAEF, encoded by the coding sequence ATGGCAGAGCGCCTCGACAGCGCGGGCCTGACCTTCCGGCAGGATTATTTCGGCGACCCTGCCGGCTGGGCGGCCCTGGTCTGCCTGCTCAAGGATATTTTCGGCATCGATATCGGGCCGCTGCAACAGCTTGGCGGACCCGATCCGACGAGCATGCCCTTCGGCTGGTTCGATGCCGAAGGTAAGCTTGCGGCCAATATCTCGGCCTTTGCGCTGCCCTTCGTCCTCAACGGCAGGATCGTCCATGCTGCCGGGCTGCAATCGGGCGCCGTGCGGCCGCCATGGCGCGGCCGCGGGCTCTATCGCGACGTCACGGTGAAAGCGCTCGACTGGTGCGAGCAGCAAGGCTTTGAAGCCGTCATCCTCTATACCGACAAGCCGTCGCTCTACGAAGCCTACGGTTTCCACGCGATACCCCTGCACCGATATGAGGGAGCGGCACCCGCCCCTTCGTCTTCCGCCGCACCCGCCCGGCCGCTTTTACCGACGAATGCGGATGATCTTGCCCTGCTGCAATCGCTGTTGAAAGGACGAAGCCCGGTTTCGACCTCGCTGGCGGTCACGGTCAATGCGGCGATGTTTCTGATCAACACCCAGCTCGATCCGGATGTCCGCATCAGCTTCCTGGAAGACAAACAGGCGGTGATTGCCTGGAAGATCGATGAGGCGGGCCGCTTCAGCCTTCTCGACGTCGTGGCGGCGGAGATGCCCTCGCTTGCCGCGATCCTTGGCGGACTGGAGATCGTGCCCGCCTCCGTCGAGGTGCTGTTCCGTCCCGACAAGCTCGGCTGGGAGGGTGTTCCACATCAGTTGGAAAGCGGCACGAGGCTGATGCTGCGCGGGCTCGGCGATGCCACCCTGGATTTTCCGGCGATGCTGTCGCCGATGGCGGAATTCTAG